The genomic region AAATGCATATTGTAGTTTTAGAATGCACTTACAGGTTTAAGTTACCGGCAACTTGCTTCTCTATCGAACTTTAGCtccaaatatttgtttattttgcagCCCAATATGCTGGTTGTGGATGTTGAGAAGTTTGCTTCACCCATTCCAGGtgattttttcattattttccagTATTTTGTTGCTCTTATATTTTACTTATAGCTCGTTTCGGGTCATTAACTCACTACCAGTTCAGCTGTTTCCACGAGCCAATTTTTCTCATTCACCTTTTTGTTGGTTCTGTTCGACAGAAAACTGGTTTTCTGTCGATGAGAAGCAACCTATTGCTCATGCCAAGGTTGAAGTTATTGAAGGATCTGACATGAAACCTTCAGATTTAAATGGTCAGTTTTAAATCCATTATCTTACTTTTTCCATCATGtaaaatgcatggttttatgGTCATTGATtggatataaaattttcagGATTGGCTGATCCATATGTGAAAGGGACACTTGGCCCATATAGATTCAGGACTAAGACGCACAAGAAAACTTTGTCTCCGAAATGGCACGAGGAATTTATGATTCCCATCTGCTCCTGGGAGGCACCTAACGTACTGATTATTGAAGTTCGTGACAAAGACCATTTATATGATGATAGCCTTGGGTTTGTCTCTGAATCTCTAAAATAACCATATTGCATGATCatgtttgaaaccttcaaacaaAATTTCTTTTCGTTTATGCCTATTTTGCTTTTTGAGCGCCACTGCATTTTCAGTTTGTGCACTATGTTGACAACCCTTTCCAATATGCATTAGCTCATCTTAGAAATAGTGCCCTTTTAGATGTTTTTGATCCGTGATATATGACACCactatttgtttttcaaattccTTATGACTTGTTTAAGACTCTCAAATGGTGTACTGATTTGCTGTGTTTACAGTAAGTGCTCGGTAAATATTACTGAACTTCGGGGTGGCCAGAGACATGACATGTGGTTGCctcttcaaaatattaaaatgggaAGACTGCATCTCGCAATAACTGTTCTCGAAGAGAACGCTAAGGTAATTTATTCTATGATCCACAATAAACTTGGAAAGTTTTAAATTGTAACCTTGCGTGCTAATTATGATTATGAGTTAAAATGTGCCGAGAAACTTAAAAAGGATGTGTGGACAGTTTACGCAGGTAAGTGATGCTGCTGCAGTTGATGCTTTTGACGAGGAAGCCTTAAACACGGAAGATATACAAAACTCATTTGCAAATATAGATGTGAATAATGGTTTATTCTCGCCTACATCTTCAAAGAAATCTCCAACCCTGCCGGATCATTTAGAACCGATAGATGTTGAAGGACAAGAAGAAACTGGGATATGGGTCCACCACCCCGGAAGTGAAGTGTCACAAACTTGGGAACCTAGGAAAGGGAAGGGTAGAAGCCTTGAGACACAGGTTCATAAAGTGCCTAATAGTTCATTTGGCAGCACCATCTCAGCTGCATCTGGATCCTCTAAAAGTGATGACAGCAGCGCCGAGGAAAACCATAATCCTAAGAATCGAGTCAACAGAGTTAAGCAGGGTTTACGGAAGATCGGTTCTGTATTTCATAGGAGTCCCAAGAACGAGGGTCACTCAGGCAACCTCGGAGAAGTTCCATCTCCCCATGAAAACCTCCGAGCAGTTAATGACAAGGAGATTTTGGTGAAGTTTGTAGTCGATGACAATCTTTCGGCTGATAAGGTCTCAAACGAAGGAAGCTCGAGTCCTGGAGCAGAAAGCCCTGGAAAGATGAAAGACATGGCGAAGAGTATTCTAAAACATGCCGAGAAATCTGCTCGTAGCATAAAACATGTTCTTTCTCGTAAAGGGTCGAAAAAATCACGCAATCTATCATCTGTGGAAGAACAAGAGTTT from Gossypium raimondii isolate GPD5lz chromosome 1, ASM2569854v1, whole genome shotgun sequence harbors:
- the LOC105776306 gene encoding C2 domain-containing protein At1g53590, with amino-acid sequence MGLMEISIMLHVGLVLFLLWTLSQFNLCHPVAYFVSLIYLYLVHERYVARLRKKLEFEEKRQQFRRRVLSDSESVRWLNHAVEKIWPICMEQIASQKILLPIIPWFLAKYKPWTAKRAVVQHLYLGRNPPLITEVRVLRECSDDDHLVLELGMNFLTADDMSAILAVKLRKRLGFGMWAKLHVTGMHVEGKVLVGVKFIRKWPFIGRLRVCFAEPPYFQMTVKPIFTHGLDVTELPGIAGWLDKLLSIAFEQTLVEPNMLVVDVEKFASPIPENWFSVDEKQPIAHAKVEVIEGSDMKPSDLNGLADPYVKGTLGPYRFRTKTHKKTLSPKWHEEFMIPICSWEAPNVLIIEVRDKDHLYDDSLGKCSVNITELRGGQRHDMWLPLQNIKMGRLHLAITVLEENAKFTQVSDAAAVDAFDEEALNTEDIQNSFANIDVNNGLFSPTSSKKSPTLPDHLEPIDVEGQEETGIWVHHPGSEVSQTWEPRKGKGRSLETQVHKVPNSSFGSTISAASGSSKSDDSSAEENHNPKNRVNRVKQGLRKIGSVFHRSPKNEGHSGNLGEVPSPHENLRAVNDKEILVKFVVDDNLSADKVSNEGSSSPGAESPGKMKDMAKSILKHAEKSARSIKHVLSRKGSKKSRNLSSVEEQEFPIESDDSSDDDESLSSPGVKGIPILSNHMPGSIGNDDTQEHVILTDSNYQLNPETNVKEQVEKTSVEGHNSIDDEDVNNPIKLGNGTSNIDDEDVNNPIKLSNGTNEPPLKPNPSESGKKVEDTPQTDTKV